A window of the Tripterygium wilfordii isolate XIE 37 chromosome 12, ASM1340144v1, whole genome shotgun sequence genome harbors these coding sequences:
- the LOC120011225 gene encoding triacylglycerol lipase 2 encodes MLVMAHCGFLNLGMLGLCALLFLWVLPQGAQGSSRGSFGLSSMDGICASSVIIHGYTCQELHVTTKDGYILNLQRIPEGRFGGAAGNSAKRPPVLIQHGILVDGMTWLLNPPEQNLPLILADKGFDVWIANSRGTRFSRRHTSLDPNDPDFWDWSWDELVMHDMPAFFEYVYTQTGQKIDYVGHSLGTLIALASFSEGLQVDKLRSAAFLSPIAYLSHMTTALGVVIAKSFVGEITSLLGLAEFNPKGEPVGHFLKVLCAHPGIDCYDLLSAITGQNCCLNSSIVNLFLRNEPQSTSTKNMVHLAQIVRDGVIARYNYGRIDFNMMHYGAALPPTYNISNIPKDIPIFISYGGRDALSDVRDVELLIDAFKFHDGDKFNVQHIKDYAHADFIMGVNAKDLVYNQVVAFFKRQH; translated from the exons ATGCTCGTCATGGCTCATTGTGGCTTCTTGAATTTAGGGATGCTGGGTCTTTGTGCCCTTCTTTTCTTGTGGGTTCTGCCTCAAGGAGCACAGGGTTCGAGCCGTGGTTCATTCGGGTTATCCAGTATGGATGGTATATGCGCCTCTTCGGTCATTATACACGGCTACACATGCCAGGAGCTTCAC GTGACAACGAAAGATGGGTATATACTGAATCTGCAAAGAATCCCAGAAGGACGCTTTGGTGGTGCTGCTGGTAATTCTGCAAAGAGGCCTCCAGTGCTAATTCAACATGGGATTCTTGTT GATGGGATGACGTGGCTTTTGAATCCACCAGAGCAAAATCTGCCGTTGATTTTGGCTGATAagggttttgatgtttggatCGCCAACTCTAGAGGCACCAGATTCAGCAGGAGACACACCTCCCTTGACCCCAATGACCCG GATTTCTGGGACTGGTCATGGGATGAGCTAGTGATGCACGACATGCCAGCATTTTTCGAATATGTCTACACCCAAACAGGGCAGAAGATAGATTATGTGGGCCATTCCTTg GGGACATTGATTGCTTTGGCATCATTTTCAGAGGGATTACAGGTAGACAAGCTAAGATCAGCTGCCTTTTTGAGTCCCATTGCTTACTTGAGTCACATGACTACTGCACTTGGTGTTGTTATTGCCAAATCCTTTGTTGGCgag ATCACTTCACTTTTGGGTCTAGCAGAGTTCAATCCTAAAGG aGAGCCAGTAGGTCACTTTCTCAAAGTACTATGTGCTCACCCGGGGATCGACTGCTACGACTTATTATCAGCAATTACTG GGCAAAATTGCTGTCTCAACTCTTCTATTGTTAACCTCTTCTTGAGGAATGAACCTCAATCAACATCAACAAAGAACATGGTCCACTTGGCTCAAA TTGTTCGTGACGGGGTGATAGCAAGATACAACTATGGGAGGATTGACTTCAATATGATGCACTATGGAGCAGCGTTGCCACCAACATATAACATATCAAACATTCCTAAAGACATTCCCATCTTCATCAGCTATGGAGGCCGAGACGCGCTCTCAGACGTCCGCGACGTCGAGCTCTTGATCGACGCCTTCAAGTTCCACGACGGAGATAAGTTCAACGTGCAGCACATCAAGGATTATGCTCATGCCGATTTCATTATGGGTGTCAATGCTAAGGATCTTGTGTACAACCAAGTTGTCGCCTTTTTTAAACGTCAACACTAA